Proteins from one Natrinema salinisoli genomic window:
- the hisS gene encoding histidine--tRNA ligase, whose product MYDRIKGFRDFYPGEMSARRATIDVLEGTAREYGFREIGTPAVERAEMWTDKSGDEIVDELYSFEDKSGRHVTLTPELTPTVARMVVAKQQELSKPIKWVSTRPFWRYEQVQQGRYREFYQTNVDIFGSSEPEADAEILAWAADALTNLGLTGEHFEFRISHRDILGGVLESYDTDVDTEAAIRAVDKSDKISRAEYHDLLIEAGLTADQAVEFDDLIADGDLDEVEAFADTERVTAAVENLRNVLAAAEDFGAREYCTVSLETARGLDYYTGVVFECFDSAGEVSRSIFGGGRYDDLIEGFGGQPTPAVGVAPGHATLSLLLQRAGVWPDEEIQTDYYVLQIGDTRAEAARIVRELREQGHVVETDIAGRSFGGQLDYADSINAETVVIVGEQDLANDEVTIKDMESGDQTQVPVDEFPGDFERPTFDDLA is encoded by the coding sequence ATGTACGACCGAATCAAGGGCTTTCGTGACTTCTATCCCGGCGAGATGTCCGCCAGGCGGGCGACCATCGACGTGTTGGAGGGAACCGCCCGCGAATACGGCTTCCGCGAGATCGGGACGCCGGCCGTCGAGCGCGCCGAGATGTGGACCGACAAGAGCGGCGACGAGATCGTCGACGAACTCTACTCCTTCGAGGACAAGAGCGGGCGCCACGTCACGTTGACGCCCGAACTGACCCCGACGGTCGCCCGGATGGTCGTCGCCAAGCAACAGGAGCTCTCGAAGCCGATCAAGTGGGTCTCGACGCGGCCGTTCTGGCGCTACGAGCAGGTCCAGCAGGGTCGCTATCGCGAGTTCTACCAGACCAACGTCGACATCTTCGGCTCGTCGGAGCCCGAAGCCGACGCCGAGATCCTCGCGTGGGCGGCCGACGCCCTCACGAACCTCGGACTCACCGGCGAGCACTTCGAGTTCCGGATCTCCCACAGGGACATCCTCGGCGGCGTCCTCGAGAGCTACGATACCGACGTCGACACCGAGGCGGCGATCCGTGCGGTCGACAAGTCCGACAAGATCTCGCGGGCGGAGTACCACGACCTGCTGATCGAGGCGGGGCTGACCGCCGACCAGGCCGTCGAGTTCGACGACCTCATCGCCGACGGCGATCTCGACGAGGTCGAGGCCTTCGCCGATACCGAGCGCGTGACGGCGGCCGTCGAGAACCTCCGGAACGTGCTCGCCGCCGCCGAGGATTTCGGTGCCCGCGAGTACTGTACCGTCTCGCTCGAGACGGCCCGCGGGCTGGACTATTACACGGGCGTGGTCTTCGAGTGTTTCGACTCGGCCGGGGAAGTTTCCCGATCGATCTTCGGCGGCGGCCGCTACGACGACCTGATCGAAGGGTTCGGCGGCCAGCCGACGCCAGCGGTCGGCGTCGCGCCGGGTCACGCGACGCTGTCGCTCCTGTTGCAGCGGGCGGGTGTCTGGCCCGACGAGGAGATCCAGACCGACTACTACGTCCTCCAGATCGGCGACACGCGGGCGGAGGCGGCCCGGATCGTCCGAGAACTGCGCGAGCAGGGTCACGTCGTCGAGACCGACATCGCGGGGCGCTCGTTCGGCGGCCAGCTCGACTACGCGGATTCGATTAACGCCGAAACTGTCGTCATCGTCGGCGAACAGGACCTCGCGAACGACGAGGTGACGATCAAGGACATGGAATCGGGCGACCAGACGCAGGTCCCGGTCGACGAATTCCCGGGCGATTTCGAGCGGCCGACGTTCGACGACCTCGCGTAG
- a CDS encoding DMT family transporter, with amino-acid sequence MSWPLLFVAGLFEIAWAIGLAYSEGFSKPLPTVGTVIAMVVSLILLGQAVEDIPIGTAYAVWTGIGAVGTAALGIVLFDEAVTTARLAFIGVIVVGIVGLHFVSAGH; translated from the coding sequence ATGTCGTGGCCGCTCCTGTTCGTCGCGGGACTGTTCGAAATCGCGTGGGCGATCGGGCTGGCGTATTCGGAGGGGTTCTCGAAACCGTTGCCGACGGTCGGAACGGTCATCGCGATGGTCGTGAGTCTGATCCTGTTGGGCCAGGCCGTCGAAGACATCCCCATCGGAACGGCCTACGCGGTCTGGACCGGGATCGGGGCGGTCGGGACGGCAGCGCTCGGGATCGTGCTGTTCGACGAAGCGGTCACGACCGCCCGGCTGGCGTTCATCGGGGTCATCGTCGTCGGAATCGTCGGCCTCCATTTCGTCTCGGCGGGCCACTGA
- a CDS encoding SDR family oxidoreductase produces the protein MDFDLDGNSALVTASSSGLGFASAQALAEGGANVAICGRDEKRLEDARDELAETATGDVIAVQTDLTDPADVSHLVSETVDAFGGIDHLVTSSGGPPSTTFRETDEQDWYQAYDLLVMSVVWTIEEAHDHLLESEYGSITCITSRTVQEVADGLLLSNSVRRGVIGLVKTVSREFAPDIRANAVLPGTIETPRIEELIEAGVERGTYDDYEDGLVELASEIPMERIGEPRELGDVVAFLSSPQASFVNGTEIPIDGGLLRS, from the coding sequence ATGGACTTCGACCTCGACGGGAACAGCGCACTGGTAACGGCCTCCTCGAGCGGTCTGGGATTCGCGAGCGCTCAGGCGCTCGCCGAGGGGGGTGCGAACGTCGCGATCTGCGGTCGGGACGAGAAACGACTCGAGGACGCCCGCGACGAACTCGCTGAAACGGCGACGGGCGACGTCATCGCCGTTCAGACGGACCTCACGGACCCCGCCGACGTCTCACACCTCGTGAGCGAGACGGTCGACGCGTTCGGCGGGATCGACCACCTCGTCACCTCCTCGGGCGGCCCGCCCAGTACGACCTTCCGCGAGACCGACGAACAGGACTGGTACCAGGCCTACGATCTGCTGGTGATGAGCGTCGTCTGGACCATCGAGGAAGCGCACGACCACCTCCTCGAGTCCGAGTACGGATCGATCACCTGCATCACCTCGCGGACGGTACAGGAGGTCGCGGACGGACTGCTGCTCTCGAACTCGGTGCGGCGGGGCGTGATCGGACTGGTCAAGACGGTCTCCCGGGAGTTCGCGCCGGACATCCGGGCGAACGCAGTCCTGCCGGGCACGATCGAAACCCCCAGAATCGAGGAACTCATCGAGGCCGGCGTCGAGCGCGGGACCTACGACGATTACGAGGACGGGCTCGTCGAACTGGCGAGCGAGATCCCGATGGAACGCATCGGCGAACCGCGGGAGCTCGGCGACGTCGTCGCGTTCCTCTCGAGTCCGCAGGCGAGTTTCGTCAACGGAACCGAAATCCCGATCGACGGCGGACTGTTGCGGAGCTAA
- the ubaA gene encoding SAMP-activating enzyme E1 translates to MSDLRLDSTQLDRYSRHVIMDEIGPEGQQRLLEGSVLIVGAGGLGSPAIQYLAAAGVGRLGIVDDDVVERSNLQRQIVHGDADVGRPKVESAADYVAALNPDIDVETHEVRVTPETVDELVSAYDIVLDASDNFATRYLLNDHCVLTETPLFHGAIYRFEGQITSFTNERGGDDSPPCYRCVFPEAPEPGTVPDCATTGVLGVLPGTVGCIQATEVVKYLLGKGELLEGRLLMYDAMDMSFEEVPVQPNPACPVCGEDPEIESVSDVAYEGTCEISAD, encoded by the coding sequence ATGAGCGACCTGCGCCTCGATTCGACCCAACTCGATCGCTACTCGAGACACGTCATCATGGACGAGATCGGGCCCGAGGGCCAGCAACGGCTGCTCGAGGGATCCGTCCTGATCGTCGGTGCGGGCGGCCTCGGCTCGCCGGCGATTCAGTACCTCGCCGCCGCCGGTGTCGGCCGGCTGGGAATCGTCGACGACGACGTCGTCGAGCGGTCGAACCTGCAGCGCCAGATCGTCCACGGCGACGCCGACGTGGGCCGCCCGAAAGTCGAGAGCGCCGCCGACTACGTCGCCGCGCTGAATCCGGACATCGACGTCGAGACCCACGAGGTCCGCGTTACGCCCGAGACGGTCGACGAACTGGTCTCGGCGTACGATATCGTCCTCGACGCCAGCGACAATTTCGCGACCCGGTACCTGCTCAACGACCACTGCGTCCTGACCGAGACGCCGCTGTTCCACGGCGCGATCTACCGCTTCGAGGGCCAGATCACGTCCTTCACCAACGAGCGCGGCGGCGACGACTCGCCCCCGTGTTACCGGTGTGTCTTCCCCGAAGCCCCCGAGCCCGGTACCGTCCCCGACTGTGCCACCACGGGCGTGCTCGGCGTCCTCCCCGGGACCGTCGGCTGCATTCAGGCCACCGAGGTCGTCAAGTACCTGCTCGGGAAGGGCGAACTGCTCGAGGGCCGCCTGCTGATGTACGACGCGATGGACATGAGCTTCGAGGAAGTCCCCGTCCAGCCGAACCCGGCGTGTCCGGTCTGCGGAGAGGACCCGGAAATCGAATCCGTCAGTGACGTGGCGTACGAAGGAACCTGCGAGATTTCGGCTGACTGA
- a CDS encoding DUF7563 family protein, with protein MPECQNCGGFVTEAYARVFTPRDVDDPRVCPDCQDKIRDGADVRDARSPRDP; from the coding sequence ATGCCGGAATGCCAGAACTGTGGTGGGTTCGTCACGGAGGCGTACGCCCGCGTATTCACTCCCCGCGATGTCGACGATCCGCGCGTCTGTCCGGACTGTCAGGACAAAATTCGTGACGGTGCCGACGTCCGAGACGCCCGCTCTCCCCGAGATCCATAA
- a CDS encoding DoxX family protein, whose protein sequence is MTTNEATVQWLGRREEFEYADSVAGYVLVAVRLLVGYWFLHSGWTKFAFVAGEPFDAAGYLQNASSPIAGLFEVVAGTPWLLEVTNVMIPLGEFLIGLGLILGALVRLAAFFGGVLMTLFYLGNADWAHGYVNGDLLGLLMFVIVGVFAAGRILGVDAYLEETAFVRQRPWLRYLLG, encoded by the coding sequence ATGACAACTAACGAAGCCACTGTCCAGTGGCTTGGCAGGCGGGAAGAGTTCGAGTACGCCGATTCGGTCGCCGGCTACGTGCTGGTGGCGGTGCGGCTACTCGTCGGCTACTGGTTCCTCCACTCGGGGTGGACCAAGTTCGCGTTCGTCGCGGGTGAGCCGTTCGACGCGGCCGGCTACCTGCAGAACGCCTCCTCGCCCATCGCCGGCCTCTTCGAGGTCGTCGCCGGGACGCCCTGGCTGCTCGAGGTGACCAACGTGATGATTCCCCTCGGTGAATTCCTCATCGGGCTGGGACTCATCCTGGGGGCGCTCGTGCGCCTCGCCGCCTTCTTCGGCGGCGTCCTGATGACGTTGTTCTACCTGGGCAACGCCGACTGGGCGCACGGTTACGTCAACGGGGACCTGCTGGGACTCCTCATGTTCGTGATCGTCGGCGTCTTCGCCGCGGGCCGGATCCTCGGCGTCGACGCCTACCTCGAAGAGACGGCGTTCGTCCGGCAGCGACCGTGGCTGCGCTACCTCCTCGGCTGA
- a CDS encoding DUF5518 domain-containing protein: MPPIRNSLADLTAARFRTAVLVGLGSIPFTIALSWESAPSSVSGTAVFLAGLLVGFHCGDRSAENHRVGPLGGYRYGKRPSESCRAGVLTGLVGSVPAAIWQPRPLLSSLWLELNESLVAVVVLFSIAAVIAVGAFVLLGVVGATVGEWLAERVDRVRDRAALRPSTDAAGPGRWRYVAAYVLLAPIGLLSAFEVWPAVGVGTPVAVASLFVLVPLSLVAFGALSTAVIVHRKVERDWMPNYWVYVGTPLIGYALVYFAATLHRWGNPSGDGVFGFLVALWLSSIVYLTDRHRHVGAP; encoded by the coding sequence ATGCCTCCGATCCGAAATTCCCTCGCGGATCTGACCGCCGCACGGTTTCGAACGGCGGTTCTCGTCGGGCTCGGTTCGATTCCGTTTACTATCGCCCTTTCATGGGAGTCAGCGCCGTCGTCGGTTTCGGGCACGGCCGTGTTCCTCGCGGGGTTACTCGTCGGATTCCACTGCGGCGATCGATCGGCCGAGAATCACCGGGTCGGCCCCCTCGGTGGATACCGCTACGGCAAGCGCCCGTCGGAAAGCTGCCGCGCCGGTGTCCTCACTGGCCTCGTCGGCTCCGTCCCGGCAGCGATCTGGCAGCCTCGCCCGTTGCTCTCGAGTCTGTGGCTCGAACTGAACGAGAGTCTCGTGGCTGTTGTCGTCCTATTCTCGATCGCGGCCGTCATCGCCGTCGGAGCTTTCGTCCTGCTGGGGGTAGTCGGTGCGACAGTCGGCGAGTGGCTGGCCGAGCGAGTGGACCGGGTGCGAGACAGGGCAGCGTTGCGACCGAGCACGGACGCCGCCGGCCCCGGCCGGTGGCGGTACGTCGCGGCGTACGTCCTCCTCGCACCGATCGGGTTGCTCTCCGCGTTCGAGGTGTGGCCCGCCGTCGGCGTCGGAACTCCCGTCGCTGTGGCGTCACTGTTCGTGCTGGTCCCGCTCTCCCTCGTCGCTTTCGGTGCGCTCTCAACGGCCGTAATCGTCCATCGAAAGGTGGAACGTGACTGGATGCCAAACTACTGGGTGTACGTCGGTACGCCGCTCATCGGGTACGCGCTCGTCTATTTTGCTGCGACGCTTCATCGATGGGGGAATCCGTCCGGTGATGGCGTGTTCGGATTCCTCGTTGCACTCTGGCTCTCGTCGATCGTGTACCTCACCGACAGACACCGGCACGTCGGCGCTCCCTGA
- a CDS encoding UvrD-helicase domain-containing protein: MTTTDTTVTRLFGGPGSGKTTALLDHVEEILEQDGVTFRDILVVSYTRAAAQEVRERLADRLDESPRALQGNVCTMHAKAYELLDLSRSDVIGESDKEEFCEEYGIEYEDEYSGAGRRTARSTTIGNKVIATSQWLQRTSREVADWYDVPFQWDEEEVRLPPEIDPNAQEGNKYTPTWPSDDDRIDVPEAIRAWRSYKGEHGKIGFADMLERVKQRSLLPSVDYLVIDEFQDITTLQYDVYEEWKPHMKQVLIAGDDDQVVYSWQGADPALLLEEEVDEDIILPNSYRLPSNVLNAVNKEIRHIDQRQDKDLKPRTEGGAVEARTNGSMLDVVRMVRRTLVEGDGTIMVLFRARYQMFQFIDEFITEGVPFTSLTDQRMWTDRLTQYVRAVEAIDAGDDVTGLQARRLADMLQESAFGTNERDALFDEIDDRQEEAGIEDLEDLMIPADVIEDHAPFMPGPGSAADMLRKVTNFQKKSVRSYFAIGEYQGMATDRVRVGTIHSAKGREADHVFVGTDLTEKVVEQMVATVDDPTDIPNCEEFTKTTSPVPVLTDNERRVFYVGMSRARERLVLLENLVDGAPTLPIDVLLQNRLTDSTLEELIEQAQEPVADADADADEVEAEAEAP, encoded by the coding sequence ATGACTACGACGGACACGACGGTTACCCGCCTGTTCGGTGGTCCGGGAAGCGGCAAGACGACTGCCCTTCTCGACCACGTCGAGGAAATCCTCGAGCAGGACGGCGTCACCTTTCGAGATATTCTCGTCGTCTCGTACACACGAGCGGCAGCGCAGGAGGTTCGGGAACGCCTCGCCGACCGGCTCGACGAGAGTCCCCGTGCCCTGCAGGGCAACGTCTGTACGATGCACGCGAAGGCCTACGAGCTGCTCGACCTCTCTCGGAGCGACGTTATCGGCGAATCCGATAAAGAGGAGTTCTGCGAGGAGTACGGGATCGAATACGAAGACGAGTATTCGGGCGCCGGCCGCCGTACTGCGCGCTCGACCACGATCGGGAACAAGGTCATCGCGACGAGCCAGTGGCTCCAGCGGACCAGTCGCGAGGTCGCCGACTGGTACGACGTCCCCTTCCAGTGGGACGAAGAGGAGGTCCGTCTCCCGCCCGAGATCGACCCCAACGCTCAGGAAGGCAACAAGTACACCCCCACCTGGCCCAGCGACGACGACCGGATCGACGTCCCCGAAGCGATCCGCGCCTGGCGCTCCTACAAGGGCGAACACGGCAAGATCGGCTTCGCCGACATGCTCGAGCGAGTCAAGCAGCGCTCGCTCCTGCCCAGCGTCGACTACCTGGTGATCGACGAGTTTCAGGACATTACCACGCTGCAGTACGACGTCTACGAGGAGTGGAAACCGCACATGAAGCAGGTCTTGATCGCCGGCGACGACGACCAGGTCGTCTACTCCTGGCAGGGCGCCGACCCCGCGCTCCTTCTCGAGGAAGAAGTCGACGAGGACATCATCCTCCCGAACTCCTATCGACTCCCTTCCAACGTCCTCAACGCGGTCAACAAGGAGATCCGTCACATCGATCAGCGCCAGGACAAGGACCTCAAGCCCCGGACCGAAGGCGGGGCCGTCGAGGCCCGCACGAACGGCTCGATGCTCGACGTGGTCCGGATGGTTCGCCGCACGCTCGTCGAGGGCGATGGCACGATCATGGTGCTGTTCCGGGCCCGCTACCAGATGTTCCAGTTCATCGACGAGTTCATCACCGAGGGCGTCCCCTTCACCTCGCTGACCGACCAGCGGATGTGGACCGACCGGCTCACCCAGTACGTCCGCGCGGTCGAGGCGATCGACGCGGGCGACGACGTCACCGGCCTGCAGGCTCGGCGGCTCGCCGACATGCTCCAGGAGTCGGCCTTCGGTACCAACGAGCGCGACGCCCTCTTCGACGAGATCGACGACCGGCAGGAAGAGGCGGGTATCGAGGACCTCGAGGATCTCATGATCCCCGCCGACGTCATCGAGGATCACGCCCCGTTCATGCCCGGTCCAGGCTCGGCGGCCGACATGCTCCGGAAGGTCACCAACTTCCAGAAGAAGAGCGTCCGATCGTACTTCGCGATCGGCGAGTATCAGGGCATGGCGACCGACCGCGTCCGCGTCGGCACGATCCACTCCGCGAAGGGTCGCGAGGCCGACCACGTCTTCGTCGGAACCGACCTCACCGAGAAGGTCGTCGAGCAGATGGTCGCCACCGTCGACGACCCCACGGACATCCCCAACTGCGAGGAGTTCACCAAGACCACCTCGCCGGTCCCCGTCCTGACCGACAACGAACGCCGCGTCTTCTACGTCGGCATGTCCCGCGCCCGCGAACGGCTCGTCCTGCTCGAGAACCTCGTCGACGGCGCGCCGACGCTCCCGATCGACGTCCTGCTACAGAATCGGCTGACCGACTCGACCCTCGAGGAGCTGATCGAGCAGGCACAGGAGCCCGTGGCCGACGCCGATGCTGACGCAGACGAGGTCGAGGCCGAAGCCGAAGCGCCGTGA
- a CDS encoding sulfatase-like hydrolase/transferase yields the protein MADADTRPNVLFVLTDQERYDCSAPDGEPVETPTIDRLSGEGVGFERAFTPISICSSARASLLTGQFPHGHGMLNNCHEPDAILADLPDDLPTFSEELVTAGYDLTYTGKWHAGRDQTPADFGFSYLGGSDKHHDDIDEAFREYREERGTPVGEAALEDEIYTGDDPRDGSDGTFVAAKTSVDVEDTRAYFLAERTIDAIEAHADGNRDEPFFHRTDFYGPHHPYVVPEPYASMYDPDGIEPPASYAETYDGKPQVHENYLAYRGVTDFDWELWAEAVAKYWGFVTLIDHQLERILETLEEEGLADETVVIHASDHGDFVGGHRQFNKGPLMYDDTYRIPLQIRWPGVTDGGSTCDTPVHLHDLAATFLDLADISPPDSFDSRSLVPILENDGDLPADTEWADSAFAQYHGDEFGLYSQRMVRTAGYKYVYNGPDIDELYDLETDSAELRNLIDHPAYGDVRREMRERLIDWMEETADPNRVWVTDVLENAS from the coding sequence ATGGCCGACGCCGACACCCGCCCGAACGTCCTGTTCGTCCTCACCGATCAGGAGCGATACGACTGTAGCGCACCCGATGGGGAACCCGTCGAGACTCCGACCATAGACCGGCTTTCCGGGGAGGGAGTCGGCTTCGAGCGGGCGTTCACGCCGATCAGTATCTGCTCGAGCGCTCGCGCCTCGCTGCTGACGGGCCAGTTCCCCCACGGCCACGGGATGCTGAACAACTGCCACGAACCGGACGCGATTCTGGCGGACCTCCCCGACGACCTGCCGACGTTCTCGGAGGAACTCGTCACCGCGGGATACGACCTCACCTACACGGGGAAGTGGCACGCCGGCCGCGACCAGACCCCCGCAGACTTCGGCTTTTCGTACCTCGGGGGCAGCGACAAACACCACGACGACATCGACGAGGCGTTCCGCGAATATCGCGAGGAACGGGGGACCCCCGTCGGCGAGGCCGCTCTCGAGGACGAGATTTATACTGGCGACGATCCCAGAGACGGCTCCGACGGAACGTTCGTCGCCGCGAAGACGTCCGTCGACGTCGAGGACACGCGGGCCTACTTCCTCGCGGAACGGACCATCGACGCGATCGAGGCTCACGCCGACGGCAACCGGGACGAACCCTTCTTCCACCGGACGGACTTCTACGGACCACACCACCCCTACGTCGTTCCGGAACCGTACGCCTCGATGTACGACCCCGACGGGATCGAGCCGCCCGCAAGCTACGCGGAAACCTACGACGGGAAACCGCAAGTCCACGAGAACTACCTCGCCTACCGCGGCGTCACCGACTTCGACTGGGAGCTGTGGGCCGAGGCCGTCGCGAAGTACTGGGGGTTCGTCACGCTGATCGACCACCAGCTCGAGCGGATCCTCGAGACGCTCGAAGAGGAGGGGCTTGCCGACGAGACGGTCGTGATCCACGCCTCGGACCACGGCGACTTCGTCGGGGGCCACCGCCAGTTCAACAAGGGCCCGCTGATGTACGACGACACCTACCGGATTCCGCTGCAGATCCGCTGGCCGGGCGTAACTGACGGCGGTTCGACGTGCGACACGCCCGTTCACTTGCATGACCTCGCGGCCACGTTTCTCGATCTCGCGGACATCTCCCCACCCGACAGTTTCGATTCTCGGAGTCTGGTTCCCATCCTCGAGAACGACGGCGACCTGCCGGCCGACACCGAGTGGGCGGACTCGGCGTTCGCGCAGTACCACGGCGACGAGTTCGGTCTCTACAGTCAGCGGATGGTCCGTACGGCGGGGTACAAGTACGTCTACAACGGTCCCGATATCGACGAACTGTACGACCTCGAGACGGACTCGGCGGAGTTGCGGAACCTGATCGACCATCCCGCGTACGGGGACGTCCGGCGAGAGATGCGGGAGCGACTGATCGACTGGATGGAGGAGACGGCGGATCCGAATCGCGTCTGGGTGACGGACGTGCTCGAGAACGCGTCGTAG
- a CDS encoding M24 family metallopeptidase, translated as MTGGNGRGVGGDRSADSVESVLERRDHAASVVSAILSERDAAAFVHVGTDRDPGIRYTCPAPAAGRTAVAYLRAEKEWVVQSADDEVRGDPAERLASSLADRGLEGTILTPPRVPHDAALYLEHAGFELASTDALERARATKTVGERDGIAAAQRAASAGIRRAASILADATVVDGRLEIPESDRSDPEPLTPARLRIAIDEAIVEAGAFPAGTTAVNPDSSDGTDAEPLRPGEPIVLEAAPRGPTGYYGGLVRTLVVDSDGGRERRVHVAVTQSFRSARSMLTAGTESVTAVEADLEAEVRSFGFAEGDAIETDVAGVGLEPRERPVEGGDDVGPGTVVRIDVAGQVGADTRIRIADVLAVTGEGERPDWLAAPSQSLEPAALLE; from the coding sequence GTGACTGGTGGGAACGGCCGCGGTGTCGGCGGGGATCGATCCGCAGACAGCGTCGAATCCGTGCTCGAGCGGCGCGACCACGCGGCCAGCGTCGTTTCTGCGATCCTCTCGGAGCGCGACGCCGCCGCGTTCGTTCACGTCGGGACCGACCGCGATCCGGGGATCAGGTATACCTGTCCAGCACCGGCCGCTGGACGCACCGCAGTCGCGTACCTCCGCGCCGAAAAGGAGTGGGTCGTCCAGTCCGCCGACGATGAGGTGCGGGGCGATCCCGCCGAGCGACTCGCGTCGTCGCTCGCCGACCGCGGACTCGAGGGAACGATACTGACCCCGCCCCGGGTGCCACACGACGCAGCACTCTACCTCGAGCACGCGGGCTTCGAGCTGGCGTCGACGGACGCCCTCGAGCGCGCTCGAGCGACGAAGACGGTCGGCGAGCGAGATGGAATCGCGGCCGCCCAGCGGGCGGCGAGTGCCGGAATCCGGCGAGCGGCGTCGATCCTGGCCGATGCGACGGTCGTCGACGGGCGACTCGAGATACCCGAGAGCGACCGCTCCGATCCCGAACCGCTGACACCCGCTCGGTTGCGGATCGCTATCGACGAAGCCATCGTCGAAGCGGGTGCGTTTCCGGCCGGTACCACTGCCGTCAATCCCGACTCGAGTGACGGGACCGACGCGGAACCGCTCCGACCCGGCGAGCCGATCGTCCTCGAGGCAGCCCCGCGCGGACCGACCGGCTACTACGGCGGACTGGTTCGGACGCTGGTCGTCGACAGCGACGGCGGCCGCGAACGACGGGTCCACGTCGCTGTCACCCAATCGTTCCGCTCGGCGCGGTCGATGCTGACCGCCGGGACGGAATCGGTGACGGCCGTCGAGGCCGACCTCGAGGCGGAGGTTCGTTCGTTCGGGTTCGCCGAGGGCGACGCGATCGAAACCGACGTCGCCGGCGTCGGGCTCGAGCCCCGGGAGCGCCCCGTCGAGGGCGGCGACGACGTCGGCCCCGGAACGGTCGTCCGAATCGACGTCGCCGGGCAGGTCGGTGCGGACACCCGAATCCGGATCGCCGACGTGCTGGCGGTCACGGGCGAGGGCGAGCGACCCGACTGGCTCGCAGCGCCGTCGCAGTCGCTCGAGCCGGCGGCACTGCTCGAGTGA
- a CDS encoding HVO_0416 family zinc finger protein produces MATSPTDAGDDVMDQFLSDRGHSVERVGWEQEYNKKQCPECGGLHDTSATSCTVCGWQPAP; encoded by the coding sequence ATGGCAACCTCACCCACTGATGCCGGTGACGACGTCATGGACCAATTCCTGTCCGATCGCGGTCACTCCGTCGAACGAGTAGGGTGGGAGCAGGAGTATAACAAGAAGCAGTGTCCGGAGTGTGGCGGCCTCCACGACACGTCAGCGACGTCCTGTACTGTCTGTGGCTGGCAACCGGCGCCGTAG
- a CDS encoding sensor histidine kinase yields MQRVADNDDWVADVGEQLPISPLSALGLFLAAIIGIRLALEHVSTRALLESVFPLLAATAVVFADRWLVARDVSPRDRLTVFGYGLGGFLAAFVVTALHLYVLYLEGTGARAPLYLLLMGGTVGVGAGTVAGIYEIQQRAAVREAERQSARLEEFASVVSHDLRNPLSVAQGRLRASFTSGDPVHLQEVDAALTRMDELIEETLSVARSGTQVEDPHDVPLVELASEAWTVAETGEATYETVGNRTLQVDPLRAKQLFENLYRNAVEHGREDVHIRVGPCDGGFFVADDGPGIPEDERDEVLEQGYSTSEEGSGLGLAIVRAIADAHGWQVTIVESEEGGARFEFTSGG; encoded by the coding sequence GTGCAACGCGTAGCCGACAACGACGATTGGGTCGCGGACGTCGGCGAGCAACTGCCGATCTCGCCGCTCTCGGCCCTCGGCCTCTTTCTCGCCGCGATCATCGGCATTCGACTCGCACTCGAGCACGTCTCGACCCGAGCCCTGCTCGAGAGCGTCTTCCCGCTGCTGGCCGCGACGGCGGTCGTCTTCGCCGATCGGTGGCTGGTGGCTCGAGACGTTTCGCCGAGGGATCGGCTCACCGTCTTCGGCTACGGGCTCGGCGGCTTTCTCGCGGCGTTTGTCGTGACGGCGCTCCACCTCTACGTGCTGTATCTCGAGGGCACCGGTGCGAGAGCGCCCCTGTACCTGCTTCTGATGGGTGGCACCGTCGGCGTCGGAGCGGGCACCGTCGCCGGCATTTACGAGATCCAACAGCGGGCCGCCGTTCGCGAGGCGGAGCGACAGAGCGCACGTCTGGAGGAGTTCGCGAGCGTCGTCAGCCACGATCTCCGGAACCCGCTCAGCGTCGCCCAGGGGCGACTCCGGGCGTCGTTCACGAGCGGTGATCCGGTACACTTGCAAGAGGTCGACGCGGCGCTGACCCGGATGGACGAACTGATCGAGGAGACGTTGTCGGTGGCTCGCAGCGGAACGCAGGTCGAGGATCCACACGACGTACCGCTGGTCGAACTCGCGAGCGAGGCCTGGACCGTCGCGGAGACGGGCGAGGCCACCTACGAGACGGTCGGGAACCGAACGCTCCAGGTCGACCCGCTCCGAGCGAAACAGCTCTTCGAGAATCTCTACCGAAACGCCGTCGAACACGGCCGCGAGGACGTCCACATCCGCGTCGGGCCGTGTGACGGCGGCTTCTTCGTCGCGGACGACGGCCCCGGGATCCCCGAAGACGAGCGGGACGAAGTCCTCGAGCAGGGGTACTCGACGTCCGAAGAAGGCTCGGGGCTCGGCCTCGCGATCGTTCGCGCCATCGCCGACGCCCACGGCTGGCAGGTCACGATCGTCGAGAGCGAGGAGGGCGGAGCCCGGTTCGAATTCACTAGCGGCGGCTGA